GGTTCATTTGAACCTCGCGGAAGTTGAGTTCATCAACAGTTCAGGCCTTGGTGCGCTGGTGTCAATCATGAAAGAGGTCCGGCTCCAGAAAGGGCGATTGACGCTCTCCAATCTGGTCAGCTACGTGCAGGAGATCTTCGAAATCACCCAGTTGTCTCATATCTTCGAGATTTACTCCACCGAGGAAGAGGCGCTGGCTACCT
This region of Candidatus Zixiibacteriota bacterium genomic DNA includes:
- a CDS encoding STAS domain-containing protein; its protein translation is MEIQLREEHHLAVLSLKGRLDLASGATLKEHLKRLTARNIVQVHLNLAEVEFINSSGLGALVSIMKEVRLQKGRLTLSNLVSYVQEIFEITQLSHIFEIYSTEEEALATYQIAVVR